The following proteins are encoded in a genomic region of Blastococcus colisei:
- a CDS encoding magnesium transporter MgtE N-terminal domain-containing protein: protein MEPPASTSAVDRLRDPAAVAFLTVTTASRAYVSRLAGLTVFDPNGDRVGKVRDVVIALRVGTATPRVLGIVVEVVARRRIFVPMGRVTAVDPGAVMLASGTLNLKRFEQRAGETLVLGELLDRTVRIAESGKPAHVVDAGIEQTRTGDWVLSRLAVQEPGRLGRRGQLHQLAWDEVEGLALPQAGQGAETLIATYRDLNAADVAHALQDLPIKRRHEVAEALDDERLADVLGELPEADQVTILGTLDERRAAAVLEVMDPDDAADLLSELSNVDRNRLLELMEPDEAEPVRQLLKYSEDTAGGIMTSEPVILAPDATIAEALARVREEEITPALASQVYVCRPPSATPTGRYLGLAHIQRLLREPPSSLVSGVLDDLEPLRPEAPLAEVTRYFATYNLVAAPVVDAQGRLVGAVSVDDVLDHLLPDDWRERARRG, encoded by the coding sequence GTGGAGCCTCCCGCGAGCACCAGCGCGGTCGACCGACTCCGCGATCCGGCGGCGGTAGCCTTCCTCACCGTGACGACGGCGAGCAGGGCGTACGTCTCCCGGCTCGCCGGGTTGACCGTGTTCGACCCCAACGGCGACCGCGTCGGCAAGGTGCGCGACGTGGTCATCGCGCTGCGGGTCGGCACCGCCACGCCGCGGGTGCTCGGCATCGTCGTCGAGGTGGTCGCCCGGCGCCGGATCTTCGTGCCCATGGGCCGGGTCACGGCGGTCGACCCGGGTGCGGTGATGCTCGCGTCCGGCACGCTGAACCTCAAGCGCTTCGAGCAGCGGGCCGGCGAGACGCTCGTCCTCGGCGAGCTGCTCGACCGGACCGTCCGGATCGCCGAGTCCGGGAAGCCCGCGCACGTCGTCGACGCCGGCATCGAGCAGACGCGTACCGGTGACTGGGTGCTCTCCCGTCTCGCCGTCCAGGAGCCGGGGCGGCTGGGACGACGGGGCCAGCTGCACCAGCTCGCCTGGGACGAGGTCGAGGGGCTGGCTCTTCCCCAGGCCGGGCAGGGCGCGGAGACGTTGATCGCGACCTACCGCGACCTCAACGCGGCCGACGTCGCGCACGCCCTCCAGGACCTGCCGATCAAGCGGCGGCACGAGGTGGCCGAGGCGCTGGACGACGAGCGGCTGGCCGACGTGCTGGGTGAGCTGCCCGAGGCCGACCAGGTGACCATCCTCGGCACCCTCGACGAGCGGCGCGCCGCCGCCGTGCTCGAGGTGATGGACCCCGACGACGCCGCCGACCTGCTCTCCGAGCTCTCCAACGTCGACCGCAACCGGCTGCTCGAGCTGATGGAGCCCGACGAGGCCGAGCCCGTCCGCCAGCTGCTCAAGTACTCCGAGGACACCGCCGGCGGCATCATGACCAGCGAGCCGGTGATCCTGGCCCCGGACGCCACGATCGCCGAGGCGCTGGCCCGGGTGCGCGAGGAGGAGATCACCCCGGCCCTGGCCAGCCAGGTCTACGTCTGCCGCCCGCCGTCGGCCACACCCACCGGCCGGTACCTGGGGCTCGCGCACATCCAGCGACTGCTGCGCGAACCCCCGTCGTCCCTGGTCAGCGGCGTGCTCGACGACCTCGAACCGTTGCGTCCCGAGGCGCCGCTGGCGGAGGTGACCCGCTACTTCGCCACCTACAACCTCGTGGCCGCTCCCGTGGTGGACGCCCAGGGCCGCCTCGTGGGTGCGGTGAGCGTCGACGACGTCCTCGACCACCTGCTGCCCGACGACTGGCGCGAGCGGGCGCGTCGTGGCTGA
- a CDS encoding Mrp/NBP35 family ATP-binding protein produces the protein MSDTLTGSPALDAVTAALATVQDPEINRPLTELGMVKDVQIGGDGSVRVEVYLTVSGCPMRETITTRVTQAVSAVPGVTSVSVVLDVMNDEQRAELRKVVRGSDAAEPVIPFAQPGSLTRVYAVASGKGGVGKSSVTVNLAAALARRGLSVGVVDADIYGHSVPRMLGVEDKPTQVDNMIMPPQAYGVKVISIGMFTPGNTPVVWRGPMLHRALQQFLADVWWGDLDVLLMDLPPGTGDVAISVAQLVPNAEILVVTTPQLAAAEVAERAGAIATQTHQQVVGVVENMSWLELPDGSRMEVFGAGGGEAVSDALTRTLGARVPLLGQIPLDTRLREAGDAGAPIVLAEPESAAAQALEKIADGLAVRQRGLSGMSLGLTPVKR, from the coding sequence ATGTCCGACACGCTGACCGGCTCGCCGGCGCTCGACGCCGTCACCGCCGCTCTGGCCACGGTCCAGGACCCGGAGATCAACCGCCCGCTCACCGAGCTGGGCATGGTCAAGGACGTGCAGATCGGCGGCGACGGCTCCGTCCGCGTCGAGGTCTACCTGACCGTCTCCGGCTGCCCCATGCGCGAGACCATCACCACCCGCGTCACCCAGGCCGTCTCCGCCGTCCCCGGCGTCACCTCGGTCTCGGTCGTGCTGGACGTGATGAACGACGAGCAGCGCGCCGAACTGCGCAAGGTGGTCCGCGGGTCCGACGCCGCCGAGCCGGTCATCCCCTTCGCCCAGCCGGGCTCGCTCACCCGCGTGTACGCGGTGGCGTCCGGCAAGGGCGGCGTGGGCAAGTCCAGCGTCACGGTGAACCTCGCGGCGGCGCTGGCCAGGCGCGGCCTATCGGTGGGCGTCGTGGACGCCGACATCTACGGCCACTCGGTGCCGCGCATGCTCGGCGTCGAGGACAAGCCCACCCAGGTCGACAACATGATCATGCCGCCGCAGGCCTACGGCGTGAAGGTCATCTCGATCGGCATGTTCACCCCGGGCAACACGCCCGTCGTGTGGCGCGGGCCGATGCTGCACCGCGCGCTGCAGCAGTTCCTCGCCGACGTGTGGTGGGGCGACCTCGACGTCCTGCTCATGGACCTGCCCCCCGGTACCGGCGACGTCGCGATCTCGGTGGCCCAGCTGGTGCCGAACGCCGAGATCCTCGTGGTGACGACGCCGCAGCTGGCCGCCGCCGAGGTGGCCGAGCGGGCCGGCGCGATCGCCACCCAGACCCACCAGCAGGTGGTCGGGGTCGTCGAGAACATGTCCTGGCTCGAGCTGCCCGACGGCTCCCGCATGGAGGTCTTCGGCGCCGGCGGCGGCGAGGCGGTCTCCGACGCGCTGACCCGCACCCTGGGCGCTCGGGTTCCCCTGCTCGGCCAGATCCCGCTGGACACCCGGCTGCGCGAGGCCGGCGACGCCGGTGCGCCGATCGTGCTCGCCGAGCCCGAGTCGGCGGCCGCGCAGGCGTTGGAGAAGATCGCCGACGGGCTCGCCGTCCGCCAGCGCGGGCTCTCCGGGATGTCGCTGGGACTCACCCCGGTCAAGCGCTGA
- a CDS encoding serpin family protein: MSFDSPFLFLLTDTQTRSPLFVAVVNDPSA, from the coding sequence GTGTCCTTCGACAGCCCCTTCCTCTTCCTCCTGACCGACACCCAGACCCGCTCGCCGCTGTTCGTGGCCGTCGTCAACGACCCGTCGGCCTGA
- a CDS encoding type II toxin-antitoxin system Phd/YefM family antitoxin, which produces MTTIASRDLRNHTADVLRQVAGGTQITVTVNGLPVAEISPIRSARKQFLSKADLIEIMTGRQADAGLGDDLATLAGETTDDLDPL; this is translated from the coding sequence ATGACCACGATCGCGTCACGCGACCTGCGGAACCACACCGCTGACGTCCTGCGTCAGGTGGCCGGCGGAACGCAAATCACGGTCACCGTGAACGGCTTGCCGGTAGCCGAGATCAGCCCCATCCGTTCCGCGCGCAAGCAGTTCCTGTCCAAGGCCGATCTCATCGAGATCATGACTGGGAGGCAGGCTGATGCCGGGCTGGGTGACGACCTTGCGACGCTCGCCGGGGAGACCACCGACGACCTCGATCCGCTATGA
- a CDS encoding DUF1003 domain-containing protein, translated as MADAPRLDVPRGQARRFGSFLRLNPDAVGAFAETIARFLGTGRFLAVQTILVAVWILLNVFAVRLRWDPYPFILLNLAFSTQAAYAAPLILLAQNRQADRDRVQAEEDRARSAAVRADTEYLARELASLRVAVGDLATRDFIRSELNRLTDETADDGDKREKKAKKRRDPVT; from the coding sequence GTGGCTGACGCCCCACGCCTCGACGTCCCGCGGGGACAGGCCCGCCGGTTCGGCAGCTTCCTGCGGCTGAACCCCGACGCCGTCGGCGCGTTCGCCGAGACGATCGCCCGGTTCCTCGGCACCGGCCGGTTCCTGGCGGTGCAGACGATCCTCGTCGCGGTCTGGATCCTGCTGAACGTCTTCGCCGTCCGCCTGCGTTGGGACCCCTACCCGTTCATCCTGCTGAACCTGGCCTTCTCCACCCAGGCCGCCTACGCCGCGCCGCTCATCCTGCTGGCCCAGAACCGGCAGGCCGACCGCGACCGCGTCCAGGCCGAGGAGGACCGGGCGCGATCCGCCGCGGTGCGCGCCGACACCGAGTACCTGGCCCGCGAGCTCGCCTCGCTGCGGGTCGCCGTCGGCGACCTGGCCACCCGGGACTTCATCCGCAGCGAGCTCAACCGGCTCACCGACGAGACCGCGGACGACGGCGACAAGCGCGAGAAGAAGGCCAAGAAGCGGCGCGACCCCGTCACCTGA
- a CDS encoding AzlC family ABC transporter permease, whose product MSTRGRDPARSATLRDAIGLGLAVGLYGAAFGAAADAAGLDLWQTVTLSALMFTGASQFALVGVLGAGGSALAAVGSALLLGTRNTVYGVRLVPLLRPHGVLPRLGTAHWVIDETTALAIAAPDRGLARLAFLAGGASIFLTWNLMTVVGALGAAALSGPALAALDAVVPAAFLALLWPRLRKGFPEAEAQRRVAAGGAVVALALTPFVPAGVQVIAAVVAVALAGRPGRAPRPTAEEEMA is encoded by the coding sequence GTGTCCACCCGTGGCCGAGATCCAGCCCGGTCCGCCACCCTGCGCGACGCGATCGGGCTGGGCCTGGCCGTCGGTCTCTACGGCGCCGCCTTCGGGGCGGCCGCCGACGCCGCGGGGCTGGACCTCTGGCAGACCGTCACCCTGTCGGCGCTGATGTTCACCGGCGCCTCGCAGTTCGCGCTGGTCGGCGTCCTCGGGGCCGGTGGGAGCGCACTGGCCGCCGTCGGCAGCGCCCTGCTGCTGGGCACCCGCAACACCGTCTACGGCGTCCGCCTGGTCCCGCTCCTGCGGCCGCACGGGGTCCTTCCGCGGCTCGGGACGGCGCACTGGGTGATCGACGAGACGACGGCGCTGGCCATCGCCGCGCCGGATCGCGGGCTGGCGCGGCTGGCGTTCCTGGCCGGTGGTGCGTCGATCTTCCTGACCTGGAACCTGATGACCGTCGTCGGCGCCCTCGGCGCCGCTGCCTTGAGCGGCCCGGCACTCGCCGCGCTCGACGCGGTCGTCCCCGCGGCCTTCCTGGCGCTGCTGTGGCCGCGGCTGCGGAAGGGGTTCCCGGAGGCGGAGGCGCAGCGGCGGGTGGCCGCCGGGGGCGCGGTCGTCGCCCTGGCGCTCACGCCCTTCGTGCCCGCCGGGGTCCAGGTGATCGCCGCGGTGGTGGCCGTCGCGCTGGCCGGGCGGCCGGGACGGGCCCCGCGGCCCACCGCGGAGGAGGAGATGGCGTGA
- a CDS encoding M48 family metalloprotease → MSTATVREPRVDVLAYPAPTTARFVLVVTSLLTAGLFLGTWLHNAGPVGQSWSEAVTACRQQTLPDPSDPAGGLGGLARTAEFAACTGPVENRRAVYSLAGLAAGALGALVLLYAAPVLIRRRRQLVEPNPKLDRARERFAEMATEAGVRPPRLAVGSTTVGDAFSFGTPGRYTVVLPKAVVIKLGKSQTYEPLIRHELAHISARDVPLAWTASSLWYAVATLLLVPVALAPVYGDASVLPDYLWRAALLTVVALLVSRATLRSREFDADLRAVARQPSGARPLVDLLRRSVRPPARRGWRQILSNHPDPLARARVVERPELAAAVTFLDGLVAAFLASLSAPLLVSHLTTVLAPLGGTDVANVLPFLLVGPLLGATVGLGLWRQALVARVTGGRPEVLPVALGIVVGLTVGQMASLANVALGWQPPHPGEFAAVTALALGGTYVVAGLGELWADASPRFRRSRAGWVGAVTMSSIIFALVLWMSESLRQAFELGGWLLASGVLFSAGGGLVPGVIALLLAAAVLWAVLAARRCTTAPSWLVEEGVADSWARPHRPLLGPTLLAGLLAGLVAALTVMGDRALAAESATPEGVFRYLAVAAAGAGGAALALTVLGGRRGPGLVLLAVPLGSLVAAAGLVVVGAASGGWTSALWGAVVRPTLGLGLIVALAVAGAALARPLFRGAPNAAIPAASALLAAAMSLWALVGGAVLTPFTDPSRLEADIAEIEGAIEALTYLDTIRPDAGSRYLDAAEETVRLTQDSSLDAGEVADRLTAGPIAQLSELAQDMADVAVHDAQVRAVHDELLAAVEAKLSSVEAIVAYARTGDQAYVEDYQRFQAQADAHVGAWNSGADELSKRSDEELD, encoded by the coding sequence ATGAGCACGGCGACCGTCCGGGAGCCCCGCGTCGACGTCCTGGCCTACCCGGCGCCGACCACGGCGCGTTTCGTGCTCGTGGTCACCAGCCTCCTGACCGCCGGCCTCTTCCTCGGCACGTGGCTGCACAACGCCGGTCCGGTCGGGCAATCCTGGTCGGAGGCGGTGACCGCCTGCCGGCAACAGACGCTGCCCGACCCCTCCGACCCTGCTGGGGGCCTCGGGGGCTTGGCGCGGACCGCGGAGTTCGCCGCCTGCACCGGCCCGGTCGAGAACCGCCGTGCCGTCTACTCGCTCGCCGGCCTGGCCGCGGGCGCACTCGGCGCGTTGGTGCTCCTGTACGCCGCGCCGGTCCTGATTCGTCGGCGGCGCCAGCTCGTCGAGCCCAACCCGAAGCTCGATCGAGCCCGCGAGCGGTTCGCGGAGATGGCCACGGAGGCCGGCGTCCGCCCCCCTCGGCTGGCTGTCGGCAGCACGACTGTCGGTGACGCTTTCAGCTTCGGGACCCCGGGGCGCTACACGGTGGTGCTGCCCAAGGCAGTCGTGATCAAGCTCGGGAAGTCGCAGACCTACGAGCCGTTGATCCGGCACGAACTGGCGCACATCTCGGCGAGGGACGTTCCACTTGCCTGGACCGCCTCCTCGCTCTGGTACGCCGTGGCGACCCTGCTCCTAGTCCCGGTCGCCCTTGCCCCGGTCTACGGCGACGCCTCGGTCCTCCCTGACTACCTGTGGCGCGCGGCCCTCCTGACGGTGGTGGCCCTCCTGGTCTCACGGGCAACGCTCCGCTCCCGCGAGTTCGACGCCGACCTCCGCGCCGTCGCTCGCCAGCCGTCGGGCGCGCGACCTCTGGTGGACCTGCTGCGCCGGTCGGTGCGACCCCCGGCACGCCGCGGTTGGCGGCAGATCCTCTCCAACCACCCGGACCCGCTCGCACGGGCCCGGGTCGTGGAGCGCCCGGAACTTGCAGCGGCCGTCACATTCCTCGACGGTCTGGTCGCCGCCTTTCTCGCCTCTCTTAGCGCACCGCTGCTGGTGAGCCACCTCACCACGGTGCTTGCTCCCCTCGGCGGCACCGACGTGGCCAACGTGCTCCCGTTCCTGCTGGTCGGACCGCTGCTCGGCGCCACGGTCGGCCTGGGGTTGTGGCGCCAGGCGCTGGTCGCGAGGGTGACCGGTGGACGACCGGAGGTGCTCCCGGTGGCTCTCGGCATCGTCGTCGGCCTCACCGTGGGACAGATGGCGTCGCTGGCGAACGTGGCGCTCGGCTGGCAGCCGCCGCATCCCGGCGAGTTCGCCGCCGTCACCGCGTTGGCTCTAGGGGGCACCTACGTCGTGGCGGGCCTCGGCGAACTCTGGGCCGACGCGAGCCCGCGGTTCCGCCGGAGCCGCGCGGGCTGGGTCGGGGCAGTCACCATGAGCAGCATCATCTTCGCGCTGGTGCTATGGATGTCGGAGTCGCTCAGGCAGGCATTCGAACTCGGCGGCTGGCTCCTCGCAAGCGGCGTGTTGTTCAGCGCAGGTGGCGGTCTGGTGCCCGGAGTCATCGCGCTGCTGCTCGCAGCGGCCGTCCTCTGGGCGGTGCTGGCCGCTCGCCGCTGCACGACGGCTCCCTCCTGGCTGGTGGAGGAGGGCGTGGCGGATTCCTGGGCCCGTCCCCACCGACCGCTCCTGGGCCCGACCCTTCTGGCCGGGCTGCTAGCTGGTCTGGTCGCGGCATTGACCGTGATGGGAGACCGCGCCCTGGCAGCCGAATCGGCCACGCCGGAGGGCGTCTTCCGATACCTCGCAGTGGCCGCGGCGGGAGCCGGCGGCGCGGCACTGGCGCTCACCGTCCTGGGGGGCCGGCGGGGGCCGGGGCTGGTACTGCTCGCAGTCCCGCTGGGTTCGCTGGTCGCCGCCGCAGGACTGGTGGTGGTCGGGGCAGCGTCGGGCGGCTGGACGTCGGCGCTCTGGGGGGCGGTCGTGCGGCCCACGTTGGGCTTGGGACTCATCGTCGCCCTGGCGGTCGCGGGCGCGGCCCTCGCACGGCCACTGTTCCGTGGCGCTCCCAACGCAGCTATCCCCGCAGCGAGTGCCCTTCTCGCGGCGGCGATGAGCCTATGGGCTCTCGTCGGAGGGGCAGTGCTGACGCCCTTCACCGATCCGTCGCGGCTGGAAGCCGACATCGCCGAGATCGAGGGCGCCATAGAGGCGCTCACCTACCTCGACACGATCCGGCCCGACGCCGGATCGCGGTACCTCGACGCCGCCGAGGAGACCGTGCGGCTCACGCAGGACAGTTCCCTGGATGCCGGGGAGGTCGCCGACCGGCTCACCGCGGGACCCATCGCCCAGCTTTCCGAGCTCGCCCAGGACATGGCTGACGTCGCCGTCCACGACGCCCAGGTCCGCGCCGTGCATGACGAGCTGCTCGCCGCAGTGGAAGCCAAACTGAGCTCAGTGGAAGCCATCGTCGCGTACGCCCGAACCGGGGACCAGGCGTACGTCGAGGACTACCAGCGGTTCCAGGCTCAGGCCGATGCGCACGTCGGGGCCTGGAACAGCGGCGCGGACGAACTCTCCAAGCGCAGCGACGAGGAACTCGATTGA
- a CDS encoding VOC family protein: MFVDEDAGVSIRGLTFVGVRTERFADVCALYRDVLGMAMIRDEPQAAWFVTPTGDEVHVYGPDDHDHDFFLQGPVVGLQVDDFAATRAAMVAAGIRFIGEPQTSGGAIWNHYYGPDGNVYEIMQRPGGA, encoded by the coding sequence GTGTTTGTCGACGAGGATGCTGGCGTGTCGATTCGAGGCTTGACCTTCGTCGGTGTGCGGACCGAGCGGTTCGCCGACGTGTGCGCGCTGTACCGAGATGTGCTCGGCATGGCGATGATCAGGGACGAGCCACAAGCCGCGTGGTTCGTCACGCCCACCGGTGATGAGGTGCACGTGTACGGCCCTGATGACCACGACCACGACTTCTTCTTGCAAGGACCTGTCGTGGGGTTGCAGGTGGACGACTTCGCCGCTACGCGCGCCGCCATGGTCGCCGCGGGCATCCGTTTCATCGGTGAGCCGCAGACCTCCGGTGGCGCAATCTGGAATCACTACTACGGCCCTGACGGGAACGTGTACGAGATCATGCAGCGGCCAGGCGGCGCTTGA
- a CDS encoding PhzF family phenazine biosynthesis protein, translating to MPSRDELDYEIVDVFAPRAFAGNPLAVVLDADDLSTAQCQALAFEFHLSETSFVCAPTGSGADYRVRIFTPFAELPFAGHPSVGAAHTLVRTGRLTAGTVRQECGVGVLDLVVDDDGAQLSGGQPTLEDGPAPAELAAAVGLGEADVTGVPADVAGCGLPFAYLSVRPDAVDRAVPDQRALDALGVGEGVSVLSWDAATSTAYARVFAGDLRWGEDPATGSAALGTGVWLVESGLLAGDGTSSYVVRQGEKLGRPSLLECTVTAAGDTAVAATVRGAVVPIARGRIRVPS from the coding sequence GTGCCGTCCCGGGATGAGCTGGACTACGAGATCGTCGACGTCTTCGCCCCCCGTGCCTTCGCCGGCAATCCGCTGGCCGTCGTGCTCGACGCCGACGACCTCTCCACGGCGCAGTGCCAGGCGCTCGCGTTCGAGTTCCACCTCTCGGAGACCTCGTTCGTCTGCGCTCCGACCGGGTCGGGCGCGGACTACCGGGTGCGGATCTTCACCCCCTTCGCCGAGCTGCCGTTCGCCGGGCACCCGAGCGTCGGTGCCGCCCACACGCTGGTCCGCACCGGCCGGTTGACCGCGGGCACCGTGCGCCAGGAGTGCGGGGTCGGGGTGCTCGACCTGGTGGTCGACGACGACGGCGCGCAGCTCTCCGGAGGCCAGCCGACGCTCGAGGACGGTCCCGCGCCCGCCGAGCTCGCGGCGGCCGTGGGTCTGGGCGAGGCCGACGTCACCGGTGTCCCCGCGGACGTCGCCGGGTGCGGCCTGCCGTTCGCCTACCTCTCGGTGCGGCCCGACGCGGTGGACCGGGCCGTTCCCGACCAGCGGGCACTCGACGCGCTCGGCGTGGGGGAGGGGGTGTCGGTGCTCTCGTGGGACGCGGCGACCTCGACCGCCTACGCCCGCGTGTTCGCCGGCGACCTGCGCTGGGGCGAGGACCCGGCCACCGGGTCGGCCGCGCTCGGGACCGGCGTCTGGCTCGTCGAGAGCGGCCTGCTGGCGGGCGACGGCACGTCCTCCTACGTCGTCCGCCAGGGCGAGAAGCTCGGCCGGCCGTCGCTGCTCGAGTGCACCGTGACCGCCGCCGGCGACACGGCCGTGGCCGCGACCGTGCGCGGAGCCGTGGTGCCGATCGCGCGCGGCCGGATCCGGGTGCCGTCCTGA
- a CDS encoding serpin family protein has product MSRQPRADPGSDSRPGRDSVRVATLGVQVAALAVQHAAPKHRAAAHGGPGYRPPAPAPPLRRAEAGLAAPALRRGGAGASGGQRLSPTSAAEALSLLYPASGGETAEALRTVLHLPEWSADVVAALRDHTRSLDGLRYDGDLDDEGAPDSLQMSNRLWTATGLEPDPRYLDDIATALDADVRALDFAADPGGATDRINTTVAEDTRGLIEELFDEAVPPATRAVLTNALHLKARWAAPFTDIQPAPFTAPSGKVDVDMMSGATGAGRSVDGWQSVDLPYRDGTLSAMPSCPPRA; this is encoded by the coding sequence GTGTCGCGACAGCCACGCGCAGATCCCGGAAGCGACAGTCGTCCAGGACGCGACTCAGTCCGGGTCGCGACACTCGGCGTCCAGGTCGCGGCACTGGCCGTCCAGCATGCGGCACCTAAACACCGCGCCGCAGCGCACGGCGGGCCTGGCTACCGTCCACCGGCACCTGCGCCTCCTCTGCGAAGAGCTGAAGCTGGTCTGGCCGCCCCAGCTCTTCGCAGAGGAGGCGCAGGTGCTTCTGGTGGTCAGCGACTCTCCCCGACCTCGGCGGCAGAGGCCCTGAGCCTGCTGTATCCGGCCAGCGGCGGGGAGACCGCGGAGGCTCTCCGGACCGTGCTGCACCTGCCGGAGTGGTCGGCCGACGTCGTCGCAGCGCTGCGCGACCACACCCGTTCGCTCGACGGCCTCCGGTACGACGGCGACCTCGACGACGAAGGGGCCCCGGATTCCCTGCAGATGAGCAACCGGCTCTGGACCGCCACCGGCCTGGAGCCGGACCCGCGCTACCTGGATGACATCGCCACGGCCTTGGACGCCGACGTGCGTGCGCTGGACTTCGCCGCCGACCCCGGCGGGGCGACCGACCGGATCAACACGACGGTCGCCGAGGACACCCGAGGGCTCATCGAGGAGCTCTTCGACGAGGCTGTGCCCCCGGCAACCAGGGCCGTGCTGACCAACGCCCTGCACCTGAAGGCCCGGTGGGCGGCCCCGTTCACCGACATCCAGCCGGCTCCGTTCACCGCCCCGTCGGGCAAGGTGGACGTCGACATGATGAGCGGTGCGACAGGCGCCGGCCGGAGCGTCGACGGGTGGCAGTCGGTCGATCTGCCCTACCGCGACGGCACCCTGAGCGCCATGCCGTCCTGCCCCCCGAGGGCATGA
- a CDS encoding PIN domain-containing protein, which translates to MTSRPALLDTSVLIAGESGRPLDTGSLPEQTAVSVVTLAELHAGVLAATETSTRARRLATLDAVSVVEALPVTAAAARQWASLRVRLAEEGRTAKINDLWIAAVAAANGMDVVSQDSDFDAIESVGGPTVIRV; encoded by the coding sequence ATGACCTCTCGACCCGCACTTCTGGACACCAGCGTTCTGATCGCTGGAGAGAGCGGACGTCCCCTCGATACCGGGTCCCTGCCCGAGCAGACCGCGGTGAGTGTCGTGACTCTCGCCGAACTGCACGCAGGCGTACTGGCCGCCACCGAGACGAGTACTCGTGCGCGCCGCCTGGCGACGCTGGATGCGGTCTCCGTCGTGGAGGCGCTGCCGGTCACCGCCGCGGCGGCCCGTCAGTGGGCGAGCCTGAGGGTGCGACTGGCAGAAGAAGGCCGCACGGCGAAGATCAACGATCTCTGGATAGCGGCAGTGGCCGCGGCCAACGGGATGGATGTCGTCAGCCAGGACAGCGACTTCGACGCCATCGAGAGCGTAGGTGGACCCACGGTCATCAGAGTGTGA
- a CDS encoding AzlD domain-containing protein, producing MSGTTLWIAVIAGSVGCYLLKLAGLSVPASWVEQRWVARVVDFVPAALLAALVAVQAFTSGQELVVDGRLAGLAVAAVALALRAPFIVVLVLAGAAGALVHVVTG from the coding sequence GTGAGCGGCACGACGCTCTGGATCGCGGTGATCGCGGGGTCGGTCGGCTGCTACCTGCTCAAGCTGGCCGGCCTGTCGGTCCCCGCCTCGTGGGTGGAGCAGCGGTGGGTGGCCCGCGTCGTGGACTTCGTGCCGGCCGCGCTGCTCGCGGCGCTCGTGGCGGTCCAGGCGTTCACCAGCGGGCAGGAGCTCGTGGTGGACGGGCGGCTGGCCGGGCTGGCCGTTGCGGCGGTCGCACTCGCGCTGCGGGCGCCGTTCATCGTCGTGCTGGTCCTCGCCGGCGCCGCGGGTGCGCTGGTGCACGTCGTCACCGGCTGA
- a CDS encoding twin-arginine translocase TatA/TatE family subunit → MFDSIGWGEIIVLALAALFIFGPERLPDLAKDAATGLKRVRAAVTGMREQVNESLGDDLPQLRDLDLRKYHPRTFIRSQLLGDEDGPTVHRGSAAATAAAAAPVVARPRDRAVPPPFDPDAT, encoded by the coding sequence GTGTTCGACTCGATCGGCTGGGGCGAGATCATCGTCCTCGCGCTGGCCGCGCTGTTCATCTTCGGCCCGGAGCGGTTGCCGGACCTCGCCAAGGACGCCGCCACCGGCCTCAAGCGGGTGCGCGCCGCGGTCACCGGGATGCGCGAGCAGGTGAACGAGTCCCTCGGTGACGACCTACCCCAGCTGCGTGACCTCGATCTGCGCAAGTACCACCCCAGGACCTTCATCCGCAGCCAGCTGCTGGGCGACGAGGACGGGCCCACCGTCCACCGGGGGAGCGCCGCCGCTACCGCCGCTGCCGCCGCGCCCGTCGTCGCGCGACCGCGGGACCGCGCCGTCCCGCCCCCGTTCGACCCCGACGCGACGTGA